GAAACAAAAAACGTGtaacaaatacattttatgaAAGATTCAAATCCACATCCTTTTCAGAGATTAAACATATTCCCACATGTGGAACAGGTGTATTGTAGCTTGCATGAGTTGGTCTTAGAGTGGTCTGTCCCATTTCCTATGGGAGTTTGTTTCAGGCAGTAAGGGATTGTCTGGGAATGACGATGCCATGAAACAACACACTCTTGATACTGACAAATACACTGCTCTGACTGACATCATGCATGACAAAATATGTAACAAAAATGAGAAAGAGATTCCAATAGTTCATAGATAATTCTCCCTGCATCTGAACAACACTGTCAGTTTTAGCCACTGCAGGTGGATGGAATAGGTGTACCCCTGATATGACTAGACTCCATCAGTACGATATTACAGACACCACATCAATGGAGGTAGTTAGCCATATCCAAGCTAGGGACGATAGTTGTGTTTTGGGTCACTGTGGGTCTGGGTAGAACACTTTGATATGAATAGCAGAGTTATTCCGGGAGCGCGCCATGGGTTCCCCCGCCTCGTCAGGGTCCTCAGGCTCTATATCGTCCACCAGCTCCACTGTAGACGTGTTGGCTGCCAACTGTAGCGCCCCCTGTCTACTGGCCTGGAGCTGCAGGGCGATGTTGATGGCCCTGTTGATGGCCAGGCCCAGACCGTGGACACAGATCTCTCTGTGGCCTCCTCCCTCCAGCAGCTTCTGGCAGCGGGCCAGCTGGGCCCGGAAGTCTGTCTTCATGTTGACATACACGTCATTGCGGCGCTTGGGCAGCTTCCTGGGGAGACGCTTGCGTAGGGTGTACTCTATGGGGTCCATCATCACCGCCGTGCCGCTGCCGTCAGCTGGGGGCATGATGATGCCAGGGGGTGTCTGGGGGATGGAGGCGGAGATAATGCTGCGTGGTTCTGCCATTACAAGTGAGTCAGAGACAGGGAAGGGTGGGATGGAGCACTGCAGTAAAGCAAAAACAACAGGAAAGGAAATGTCAATGACAAgaatggacaacaaacacaaattgttatcctttatttaactaggcaagtcagttaagaacaaaatcttatttacattgacggcctacacaATCATCTTTCATACAGCACATATACTGCTTAGCCACACTACTGAAGGTTCAAATAATGTATATAAtagtaaaattaaaataaattaacacAGCTATGCCACTGACGTCATGAAATACCACTACCGGGGGGAGGTCTATATGGATTTaaagttaggtagctagctagctagattagaATTTAATGTAATTTAGCCGCCACACTCTCTTTGCAAAAATGTGTCACTCTAAACCAATTTATTTAACATTCTGACAATATTAGAAAGTGAAAGCAATCCGACTGTACCTCCAACTACTGTTTGCAACCAAATTATTCTTATTTTTTGTCTATCGTGCTGGAGACTTTCAACCTGACTATGATTGTCCGGGAAACACAGAGGTGCCCCGGAAGTAATCATTTGATAATGACAACGTTCTCCTCCAACAGGGAATTATTAAAAGTAATATTGCGCCACCTTTTGACTGCTCGAGAAATTAAAACAACGTTGCAGTCTGACCAGAgtgacttttcaaatcaaatggtTCGACTGAATCGCCGCGACAGTATCTGTTACAAACGTGCAGGCGCAGCCCCCCATGTAAACAACTCGCGTGCAGTATAGCCTAGGCAGCGGATAGTGCAGCAGATCTAACGCTTACTGTCGGCTGCCTAGGCTATGCACAGTGCGGTCTTTCGTATGTGGATCGATTACAGACCCACTACAACCACTTGCGAGCACTCAAAAAATGCATTATTAGCTTCAACCAAATTGCTAAGAATTATACATGCTGTGCAAACGGGGTGTATCATCTTAAAATAGTATACCGATATACCTAAACACTGGCCAACAACCACTAGTAACGCAAGTCAATGTATAGTCACGTGGTGCGAGTAGAACGGCCATCTTTCTCTGAAAACACAAACAACAAGAGTAGCGAGCCGACAAGACATCAACACGCAGTGACCGTAGGAGAGGGGggaaataataaatacaatatttTTAATCATTCACAAAATATTGAATGAATGAAGATTGTACACACAAATAACGTATTTGAAAAATAAACAACATTGCTTCAGTAAGGTAAGCTATGGTTGTTATTGTCACATATagctatagtagctagctagtttgctagCAAATCACTTAAATGTGAGAGGGCACATGCAAACACGAGTCGAAAGTCTAGCTAAATTATCTTGTTTAAGAAGATAGGGCTGTGAGCGAGCCGTTGTACAATGTTTTTATCGGTTACCATTGCTGTTTTATTGGGTTGTTTTGCTCAGGTTGTGGAAGGCCAAAGTAAGCAGCGAGGTAACGTTAGTTGTAGCTTGGGCGGCGGATTGGCGAAGGGGGAGCGCGATTAACACTCGGCGGGCACTCCGCCCATCTTCGCCATATCTCGTGTCATTTGAACCTTGGATGTAAACCCAAGGCCTTACACGGCTAAAGATACACATTGTAAGTGTTATTTAATCTAAATATGATTAGCTGGAGAAATCAGTGTATATTGATAAGTTACCCAGGTAGTTAACATTTTAGCTAAAAGCGATTGTCCTGTTCATTTTCAAATGGCGTTTTTGACTCGAGCCTTGTTAGCCTTGCTACATGGCCCAACAACGCcggtaatgttagctaactaacgttagttgcTATTCGAATTCCAAACAAGCGGGATACTATAGTACTCAATCAAGTAATTTCCACAATGGTTAAACTTTAAGGACAACTATTTATACATTATCTGACATTAAAGGCAGTAGAAAACTGATATTATCACTTTATTTTGCTTAAAATAACACCGGAATCCTGCAAGGTAATTGTCGTTACAGAACCGACCAATCGGACACCGGTTGGCCAtgttatttactgtaggctaATATTGGACCGATTCGATTATTCTGAGCCGCGGGGCACTAGAATATGGTCCGTGACTTGAACGGGCAAACGCGGTGTGGGAGGAGCGCCCTCTTAACTCAAACAGTGAGGGGGTTCGATTAATCTCGCCGGGGTGGCCGCGCAGGAGGCATGTTTTGCATCGGCTGAAAGCTGATTAAGTTCGATTTGGAACCTGGCTGCCTCCTGGGGGTGAGCCAGGTGCCCCTATCAAAGCCCATGTCGAAATCTGCTCAAAACGAAACCGAGGTAATTAAGCGAGTGTAGTAATTAATATGATTCTGTGTTCATGTGCAAAAGTCCACCGATGCATAACTGGGCATCTCTAGGAAGAGGAGAAGCCATAGAATTAGAATCACCTGATCAGAATGCCATAGTCTGAGGGGCGTAGCACATTCTATAAATTCTAATTCTATGCGGACAGCACTACAAGCCCATAGCCTAGGTGTCTGACTGTTGGTTGTCTGTTTTTACCGCAAAGCCTGGGGTTGGCATTCTGTTCTTTGGATATTGTTGTTGCCATTGTGTTTTCAGGTTCTGTCTCCAACTGGTGCAGTTTTTTTGTAAGAGTGTTACATCATAGTTGTATTGGTCGCTGGGGCTCaatttctgtgaaaattgaaCCTTTTTGACCAAGTTAATTATTATTGACGGCAAAGGTCTTGCACTGTTGATTATTAATTTGTGAGGAAAAAATGTACAAAGGAACACAGATGCATGCTCAGGGTGGAAGGCTAGAGTACACTAGCTGGGGCGTACAGTATCTGTGCATCGTTTTCCATGAGTTTGCCTACAACTCCCGCACCTGCGGAAAGTACCTAGATATGCGTATGTTCTTCAGCCAGAGTACAGTAGCTGTCATATTATACAGAAAAAGACATTCTGAAAATTccaaatgctttaagaagtttaaCAATCAACACTCACTAAGCATTCCAAGCtgctttaaaaatgttttaagtagggatgcacgatatatcggtgaacatatcggaatttTTCCAATGTTGTCCTACCTGAGTTACACAGTATTTGCGTCACTGCTTTTAGCGTCACGACATACGTGCTATGGAacgctgtttgggtctttgcgtgtcaaaaaagatacagtagcattgtcaaagctgtacaaaaggTCAGCAAACACCAGCCACGAAGTATGTGTTTACAAAACtgtgttggtaataaagcatcatttgtttgaccgcaacttctggggtagctatctttagcttggtacctagctagcaccaatacaaccagcctgaaacaatgaccagtaaaaactgcagtcattttcattattctttgcaatgatttaggaatccttgtgagtaagtattagctaggttgccacttgttgttcgcctattgaattTGAAATTCAGTTCTTcgtgaaaataaatagctagccagctacttaaccctgttgcccaacgCTAACGTTATAAGccgccagctagcttcatctggctagtgagccTCAACCGGAcctggttatgtgttgtgaagctagccacattaaggattaggcacaatagtgggaTTTGCAGTTTGCTTTCAAAATAAAattatgtcattgacagtgatgcgaATGAATACAAATTGTATAATTATGGAATACTTTTATTTTGTGGGCtcaccgcaaagtccactattgtggctaatccttattgtggccaGCTTCACATAGATGGTTCCGACCACCATTATTCAAAtaagatgatgacacctagctatatagctagctaactatagctactgaaacagatgtcattttgctatgtttttggggaagaacattgtttgcatccatgagctagctagcttttttatttttatgaccagcactgtaggtgcgcgtggcaactttaccagcatcatagcagacgtatcgatgaatcgttgtgacatatgaaatacgagtgatagtgtaatcaatgtgtaataactaggtaaaaaaatgtatgaatgtgtttaaattattatgtgacgtgcagtcattcaggtcctgattggtcaaccagcttatttgacacgtcaaatagtgttaaatagtatatttttttgacatgcaaagaaccaaacggcgttccatagaaatcctggttgagaatggaacgactgaacaaatgaacaactaaACAGCACAGCAattaagtgaaagaaataggttttgattatgttttactggtaatggggacatacgtaaatgcagacaaaataactttttggtcagtgtgtaaccgttatttaaccaggcaagtaatttaagaacaaattcttatttacaatgacggccaaacctgggcgacgctgggccaattgtgtgccgccctatgggactcccaatcatggccgcatgtgatacagcctggattcgaaccagggactgtagtgacgcctcttgcactgagatgcagtgccttagaccgctgcgtccatgtgtgtgtgttaactatttaactttactagaatgcttaaaaggctgcaaaaatgtttaattcaggttttttggcaaggaaaatatcggatatcggaCAAAAATGTAATTTGTGCATCACGAGTTTTAAGGCAAAACAGAATCCAATTACAAGGCTGTCTGCCAAACAGTGACTGGGTGTGTGTTTCTTactcttctgtctctgtgtgtgggttaatttattttccaatcaaattgtatttgtcacatgcgccgattacaacaggtgtagtagaccttacagtgaaatgcttacttacagcccttaaccaacaatgcagtttcaagaaaatacccccaaaaaagtaagagataagaataacaaattattaaagagcatcagtaaataacaatagcggggctagaaacggggtaccggtacagagtcaatgtgagggggcatcggcgtccaggtaattgaggtaatatgtacatgtaggtagagttattaaagtgactatgcatagataataagagTAACAGCACTTGCTATTATTCACTTCTTTTTCTTGTTTCACTTTTTTCTTCTTTTGCAGCAGTTTGAAGGGAGGTGGTCAGGAATCAAAGGTGTCCTCACCTGGAGAGTCTCGGTCAAGCCACGTTTCAGTTGGAGAGAGAacgacagaaggagagagaagagagggagaggaggagggagagagtcacGTCTGTTCCTGGCAGCTGTTCCAGCAGCCTGT
The DNA window shown above is from Salvelinus alpinus chromosome 31, SLU_Salpinus.1, whole genome shotgun sequence and carries:
- the LOC139560976 gene encoding ribonuclease P protein subunit p20-like isoform X1 — translated: MAEPRSIISASIPQTPPGIIMPPADGSGTAVMMDPIEYTLRKRLPRKLPKRRNDVYVNMKTDFRAQLARCQKLLEGGGHREICVHGLGLAINRAINIALQLQASRQGALQLAANTSTVELVDDIEPEDPDEAGEPMARSRNNSAIHIKVFYPDPQ
- the LOC139560976 gene encoding ribonuclease P protein subunit p20-like isoform X2, which translates into the protein MCSIPPFPVSDSLVMAEPRSIISASIPQTPPGIIMPPADGSGTAVMMDPIEYTLRKRLPRKLPKRRNDVYVNMKTDFRAQLARCQKLLEGGGHREICVHGLGLAINRAINIALQLQASRQGALQLAANTSTVELVDDIEPEDPDEAGEPMARSRNNSAIHIKVFYPDPQ